The Inediibacterium massiliense genome has a segment encoding these proteins:
- a CDS encoding GntR family transcriptional regulator — MINKNLKTPMYYQIEEWIKSQIEKNIFQVDKAIPSERELTENLQVSRHTVRQAVGNLVNQGYLYRVAGKGTFVKDRNLIHKENKYTSFSEDMIYLGKEVQNKVLSFKVEGASKSIANRLSINVNDPVIKIKRVRIVEGIPLSYEMIFIPKKIVGEMPEHVAKGSLIKYYEDVLNLNIHYALETIESVMAIEKTSKKLEVNETMPLLLIRSKLFLENGKQLHYTKNYYRGDKYKFTIKLIR; from the coding sequence ATGATTAATAAAAATTTAAAAACACCTATGTATTATCAAATAGAAGAGTGGATTAAATCTCAAATTGAAAAAAATATTTTTCAAGTGGATAAGGCCATTCCTTCTGAGCGAGAATTGACTGAGAATCTACAAGTTAGTAGACATACAGTAAGACAAGCCGTAGGAAATCTTGTGAATCAAGGATATCTGTATAGAGTTGCAGGAAAAGGTACTTTTGTAAAGGATCGAAACTTAATTCATAAAGAAAATAAATATACAAGCTTTTCTGAGGATATGATTTATCTAGGAAAAGAAGTGCAAAATAAGGTATTAAGCTTTAAGGTGGAAGGAGCATCTAAAAGTATTGCCAACAGACTGTCTATTAATGTAAATGATCCTGTTATAAAAATCAAAAGGGTAAGAATTGTAGAAGGTATACCTCTTTCTTATGAGATGATTTTTATCCCTAAAAAAATAGTGGGAGAGATGCCAGAGCATGTAGCAAAGGGATCATTAATAAAATATTATGAGGATGTTTTAAATTTAAATATTCATTATGCTTTGGAAACCATTGAATCTGTCATGGCTATAGAAAAAACTTCTAAAAAGCTAGAGGTCAATGAAACTATGCCTCTTCTATTGATAAGATCAAAATTATTTTTAGAAAATGGAAAACAACTTCATTATACAAAGAATTACTATAGAGGAGATAAATATAAGTTTACGATTAAACTTATAAGATAA